Proteins co-encoded in one secondary endosymbiont of Trabutina mannipara genomic window:
- a CDS encoding co-chaperone GroES, with translation MKIRPLHDRVIVKRKEIEAKSAGGIVLTGSAAGKSTRGEVLAVGRGRILENGEVKALDVKVGDIVIFNEGYSVKVEKIDNDEVLIMSENDILAIVED, from the coding sequence ATGAAAATTCGTCCATTACATGATCGCGTTATTGTCAAGCGTAAAGAAATTGAAGCTAAATCGGCTGGTGGCATAGTGCTAACCGGTTCTGCAGCAGGAAAATCTACAAGAGGTGAAGTACTGGCTGTAGGTCGTGGTCGTATTCTGGAAAACGGCGAAGTAAAGGCGCTGGACGTAAAGGTTGGCGACATCGTGATTTTCAACGAAGGATATAGCGTGAAGGTAGAAAAAATAGACAATGATGAAGTGTTAATTATGTCAGAAAACGATATTTTAGCTATTGTTGAAGACTAA